CGGGTTCCAATGCGGATCGGCCAGCATCGGCAGATCGAAGTCGTCCGGCTCGCTGGTGAAGATCACGCCTTTATGCCCGAGTTTCCGGGCGCGGTGCATCTCCTTCACCGACGCCTCGACATCCCAGAAGGGCAGCACGCAGAGCGGCACCAGCCGCCCCTTGCCCGGCGCCGACCACTCGATCGCGAAGTCGTTGTAGGCCCTGGCGCTCTCCAGCATCAGCTCGGGGTCCTTGAGCTTGAGGAAGCGGCCGCTGCCGAAGCCGGCGACGTTGGGATAGAGCACGTGGGCGTAAATGCCTTCTTCGTCCATCAGCCGCAGCCGTTCGATCGGGTTGAAGGCGCCCTGGTGCGCATCCTCGTACGTCGGCGGATTGTTGGGCGGCGGCTCCTTCCAGCCGGCCATCGCCGCGGCCGGCGCGGCGGCGATCATCTCGTCGCCGATGAACCAGGCGAGGTTGCCGCGCTCCTCGTTCTTCTTGACGTGCAGGACTTTGTCGCCCCACTTCTTGGTGGAGACGCGCGAGGTCCAGAGATCGGCCGGCTCCGAGATGTGTGTGTCGACGTCGATGATCTTGAGCGGCTGTGCGGTGACCATTCGCTGGCTCCTTGCGGCCTGTCGGCCCTCATCCCCCTTCCCCTTCTCCCAATCCTGGGAGAAGGGGCGATCCTGCGTCGGGCGCTCCGTAGCCGGTGCGGTTACCCATGCTCCCTCTCGGCATCGCGATGCCGAGCCTCCCCTCGCCCAGGATTGGGACCAGAGGATATCCCGGGGGTGAGGGCCGAAAGCCGGGTGAGGCCCGCCAGCCTCTCTCCTACGCCCTATGCCCTCCGACCTACGCCCTCAAATTACGCCTTCGGCCCGCAGCTTCGCCAGATCTGCTTCGGTCAGGCCCAGTTCAGCGAAGACCTCGGCGTTGTCTTCGCCGAGCAGCGGGGCACGGCGGCGGATCTGCCACGGGGTCCTGGTGAAGCGGATCGGCGCGCCGGGGTAAAGGAAGGTTTTGCCTAGCTCCGGGTGCTCGACCTCGACCTGGAAGCCGCGGGCCTTCAGGTGCTCGTCTTCGAACGCCTCTTCCGGGCTGTAGACGATGCTGACCTGGAAGCCGCGCTGCTGCGCGCCCTGGAAGAAGTCCATGGCCGGCGTGCGCTCCGCGATGAAGTTGAGCGCGTCGCGGCCGGCGCCGAGGCGGGCGCGCACGTTGTCGTCGCTGGCAACCCGGTCGAGCTTGAGGCCGCCGGTCTCTTCGATCGCCAGTTCGAGGATCGGCGTCTGGTCGAACTCTTCGGCGATACCCAGCTCGTGCAGCCAGTCGAGCACGCTGCGGAACTGGGCGGCCGTGCGCGGCGGCACACCGGAGACGACGTAGCGGCCGTCGGCGCAGCGGATCTGCGTGGGCTGCGTGCCGTGCACGGAGGCGTGGCGGCCGGTCTGGCGCTGCACGGTCTCGCGCATGCCGAGCCAGGTGTACGTGCCGGCTTCCGTCGTGACGTTGGCGCAGGCGTGCATGTTGACGTCGATGTGCTGGCCGCGGCCGCTGCGCTCGCGCGAGAGCAGCGCGACGAGCGTGGACATCACGGCGAAATGGCAGGCGGTGTGGTAGCCCTGGTTGCCGCCGCCGCGCACCGGCGGCAGCGCGTGGTCGTCGTAGCCGCACATCCACACCGGCCCGCCGCCCGCGAGGATGGTCAGGTCGGTGAACGCCTGGTTCGTACGCGGGTCGGCGAGGCCGAACGGCGTGATCGTCACCACGATCAGGCGAGGATTCCGCTGCAGCAGCTCGTGCCAATCTGAATCGGGCGCCAGCCCCGGCGCGGCGCCGGCGACGGGGCACGCGAGCAAGACATCGGCCTGCCGCACCAGACGATCGAAGAGAGCGCCGCCCGCCGCCGCTTCCCGGTTGAGCGTGACGCCGCGCTTGCTCGTGTGGTAGTGCCAGCGCAGGAGCTGCCGCTCGGGCGTGAGTCCATCAGCACCGGGCTGCTCGACCAGGACGACAGCCGCGCCCATGTCGGCCATGAGCTTGCCGGCAAACGAACCGTACTCGCTGGCCACTTCAATGACCGTGACTCCGGTGAGCGGCCCTGCCGTCATATCGCACCGCTCTGCTGCATCACTCCGATCGCCGGCGTGCTGTAGCCGAGGATTTCGCCGAGCACGCAGCCGTTGTGCTCACCAAGGCAGGCGGCGCCGCGCTCAATCGTCCAGTCTGTTTCGGACAGGTGCACCGGCTGCCCATCCACGCGCACGCCGCCGAGCTCGGTGTGCTGCGCCTCCGGCCACAGCCCCCACGCCGCCGTATTCACATCGTGGTCGATGCGCTCCTCCGGCGACACGACGGCGCTCGCCGGCACACCGTGCTCCTGCAACAGCTGGGCTATTTCGCGGGCCTCGGCCCGCCCGGTCCAGTCCGCTATCAACGCGTCAAGTTCGTCCTCGTGCTCAGCGCGCCCTTCCAGCGTTTGGAAGCGCTTCTCCTTCATCCAGGGGAGATCAAGCGCCGAACACATGCACTCCCAGTCGTGCTGATCGCGACAGGCGATCGCCACCCAGCGGTCCTCGCCGTTCGCCGGGTAGACGCCATGCGGAACCATGCGATGGCCCAGCTCAAGCCCCTGGTCGCGGTTGCTGTTGGGCATGCCGGGGCGGCGCAGCGGGCGGCCGTTGATGGTGTAGTCCAGCAACGCGGGGCCGTTCAGCGTGGCGGCGACTTCGGTCGTGGCCATGTCCACCCACTGGCCCTCGCCCGTGCGCTCGCGGTGGAAGAGCGCGGCCATGATCGCGATCGCCATGTAGTAGGCGCCCGTGTGGTCCATGTAGGAGTAGCCCCAGCCGGCCGGCGGCTGGTCCGGCAGGCCGGACTGAAAGGTCAGGCCCGAAAACGCCTGCACGCTCGGCCCCCAGGTCTTGTACTGCTTGTACGGCCCGGTGTGGCCGAAGCCGCAGTTGGAGACGTAGACGATGTCCGGCCGGATCTGCCGCAGCCGCTCGTAGCCAAAGCCCAGCCGCTCCATCACGCCCGCGGCGAAGTTCTCCGAGACCACGTCCGAAACGGCGATCAGGTCTTCGAGCGCCCGCCGCGCCGAGGCGGTGCGCAGGTTCAGCGTGATCCCCAGCTTCTCGACGTTGTGGTTGTTGAAGCTGATGCTGCGGTCTGTCCCCGGCTTGTGGTCCTTGAACGGCCCCATCTGCCGCAGGATGTCCCAGCGGCCCTGATTGGTCGGGTCTTCGATGCGGATCACCTGCGCGCCGAAAGCGGCCATGAAGCGCGTTGCGCCCGCGCCCGCGAGCTGGCCGGTAAAGTCGCAGATGCGCAGGTGTCCAAGCGCGGATGGGCCGGAGGGAACGCCGTCCAACATCGCTTTCCCACTCACTCCTGTTTCCTATTTTCTAGTTGCTATTTCCTGTCGAGCCATCGGTCACGCCTCCGGCGGGCCGAGCACCCGAAACGGTGCTTTGCGGCTGCGTACCCGCGGGGTAGGCGCCGGCCATCGCTCCGGGCGGCGGGCGGTAGCGCGGGCGGGCGCCGGGGCGCTCGGACGAGATCGGCAGCGACGTGCCCTCGCGCCGGCCGAGCGCCCGCTCCACGATCTCGCTCAGCGGCTCTTTGTCGTACTGCAGGTAGAAGCCGGCCATGTTGCGGATCGGGTCGCCGGAGTAGAACCTCACGTACTGCTGCATGCGCTGCGCGAACGACTCGCCGGTCACGTCCCAGGCGAGCTTGAACAGCGACACCCGCTCCTCCGCAGAGATGCCCGGCCGCCCGCGCACGAATTTGTCCACATACGGCCGGATCTCAGGGCTGAGCAGGTCCGCCTCCGACGGCGCGTAGAAGAAGCCGCCGCCGGCCAGGCTCTGCACGATCTCGACGAAGCGGGCGTAGATCTGCGGCGTGTGCAGGTGAAACGCGCGGCCGCCCAGCCCGCCGGAGAGCCAGACGCCGTCTGGCCCCGGCTGCGCCGTCGCCTCCGTGCCGTAGAAGACGGCGCGGGCGATCTCGAGATACGAGAGCATCTCGCCCAGTTTCTCCTGCACGTGCAGAAAGCCGGTGATGCCGATGCAGTCCGCCAGCTTCGTGGCCAGGCCGCAGAAGAACTCCATCTGGCTGAGCATGCGCGCCGCGATCTGCAGCTCGGTCGTCGAGCCCACGGCGGCGAAGATCGGGTTGATGATCGCGCCGCTGCCCGGCGAGCCGTCCACCAGCACCCGCTCCCAGGGCACGACCACATCCTCGAAGATGGCGATGCAGTCCATCTCCTCGAAGCGGCTGCTGAGCGGGTGGTCAAAGCGCGAGCGTGGCAAGGGCGAAACCGTCTCGCGGCAGATGAACTTCATGCCGGGCGTATCGATCGGGATCGAGAACGTCACGGCGTAGGCGTCGTCGCCGGGCGCCACGCCGCCGTAGGGGATGACCGCGACCTCCTCGGTGAGCGGCGCCATCGTACCCAGCATCTTAGCGCCGCGTACGACGATCCCCTCGCTCGTCTCCCCGACTTTGCCCAGGTGCAGGAACGGGTCCTCCTGCTGCGCCGAGGTACGCGAGCGGTCGATCTGCGGGTTGATCAGCATGTGCGTGAGAAACAGGTCGTTCTCCCGCGCGAACTCATGGTAGCGCACGGCGTTCTCGCCGTACTCCGGCTTCCCTCTGGCGAAGTGCTGCTTCGCCAGGCTCCAGCCGGTGACGAAGCAGTTCATGAAGTCCGGCCCGCGGCCCAAAAAGCCGAAGTTGTGGTCGGCGCGCAGCTTGCAGTGCTGCCGCTTCTGGATCAGCTCTGCCCGCGAGCGCGGCACGAGGAACGAGGTCGAGACCGGATCGCCGCTGCTGGGCGAGCAGAAGGTCATCACCTCGCGGTAGGCCGGGTCGAGCTGCATGTCGTACAGCTCGGCGATCGCGCGCATCGGCTCCTGCAAGATCGGTTCTTCGGTCACGTCGACAACGCGCCGCCCGCCGAGATAGACACACGGCTTGCGCCGCTTCAGCGACTCGATGTACTGCTGGCCGGAGCGAGCGGGCATGGCGCTTCCTCGATTTACGA
Above is a window of Dehalococcoidia bacterium DNA encoding:
- a CDS encoding amidohydrolase family protein; amino-acid sequence: MVTAQPLKIIDVDTHISEPADLWTSRVSTKKWGDKVLHVKKNEERGNLAWFIGDEMIAAAPAAAMAGWKEPPPNNPPTYEDAHQGAFNPIERLRLMDEEGIYAHVLYPNVAGFGSGRFLKLKDPELMLESARAYNDFAIEWSAPGKGRLVPLCVLPFWDVEASVKEMHRARKLGHKGVIFTSEPDDFDLPMLADPHWNPIWAAAQDLQLPINFHIGSGDLSSEHKQFKENGKHANFAASGVGLFINNAYAVMEIIFSGICHRFPDLKFVSVESGIGWIPFLMEAMDWQWVGSGVREEHPEYKLLPSEYFKRQIYACFWFETTAPQRLLDVIGHKNVLFETDFPHPTSLYPAETAKEHIERCMAGQPEEVRRAVFHDNAAALYHLDF
- a CDS encoding CaiB/BaiF CoA-transferase family protein, producing the protein MTAGPLTGVTVIEVASEYGSFAGKLMADMGAAVVLVEQPGADGLTPERQLLRWHYHTSKRGVTLNREAAAGGALFDRLVRQADVLLACPVAGAAPGLAPDSDWHELLQRNPRLIVVTITPFGLADPRTNQAFTDLTILAGGGPVWMCGYDDHALPPVRGGGNQGYHTACHFAVMSTLVALLSRERSGRGQHIDVNMHACANVTTEAGTYTWLGMRETVQRQTGRHASVHGTQPTQIRCADGRYVVSGVPPRTAAQFRSVLDWLHELGIAEEFDQTPILELAIEETGGLKLDRVASDDNVRARLGAGRDALNFIAERTPAMDFFQGAQQRGFQVSIVYSPEEAFEDEHLKARGFQVEVEHPELGKTFLYPGAPIRFTRTPWQIRRRAPLLGEDNAEVFAELGLTEADLAKLRAEGVI
- a CDS encoding CoA transferase, with the protein product MLDGVPSGPSALGHLRICDFTGQLAGAGATRFMAAFGAQVIRIEDPTNQGRWDILRQMGPFKDHKPGTDRSISFNNHNVEKLGITLNLRTASARRALEDLIAVSDVVSENFAAGVMERLGFGYERLRQIRPDIVYVSNCGFGHTGPYKQYKTWGPSVQAFSGLTFQSGLPDQPPAGWGYSYMDHTGAYYMAIAIMAALFHRERTGEGQWVDMATTEVAATLNGPALLDYTINGRPLRRPGMPNSNRDQGLELGHRMVPHGVYPANGEDRWVAIACRDQHDWECMCSALDLPWMKEKRFQTLEGRAEHEDELDALIADWTGRAEAREIAQLLQEHGVPASAVVSPEERIDHDVNTAAWGLWPEAQHTELGGVRVDGQPVHLSETDWTIERGAACLGEHNGCVLGEILGYSTPAIGVMQQSGAI
- a CDS encoding 4-hydroxyphenylacetate 3-hydroxylase N-terminal domain-containing protein; this encodes MPARSGQQYIESLKRRKPCVYLGGRRVVDVTEEPILQEPMRAIAELYDMQLDPAYREVMTFCSPSSGDPVSTSFLVPRSRAELIQKRQHCKLRADHNFGFLGRGPDFMNCFVTGWSLAKQHFARGKPEYGENAVRYHEFARENDLFLTHMLINPQIDRSRTSAQQEDPFLHLGKVGETSEGIVVRGAKMLGTMAPLTEEVAVIPYGGVAPGDDAYAVTFSIPIDTPGMKFICRETVSPLPRSRFDHPLSSRFEEMDCIAIFEDVVVPWERVLVDGSPGSGAIINPIFAAVGSTTELQIAARMLSQMEFFCGLATKLADCIGITGFLHVQEKLGEMLSYLEIARAVFYGTEATAQPGPDGVWLSGGLGGRAFHLHTPQIYARFVEIVQSLAGGGFFYAPSEADLLSPEIRPYVDKFVRGRPGISAEERVSLFKLAWDVTGESFAQRMQQYVRFYSGDPIRNMAGFYLQYDKEPLSEIVERALGRREGTSLPISSERPGARPRYRPPPGAMAGAYPAGTQPQSTVSGARPAGGVTDGSTGNSN